A region of the Stieleria neptunia genome:
ACACGCTCAAGCCGCGGACGACTCTCCAGAACCGTTGAGGCCGCGAAAGAGCGCAAAAGAAGAAGGCGCTGACCGTTCGTAGGGCGTGCCGTCGCCATTTCTCCCCGCCGCCAATTCGATCCAGTTTTCACGCTCACCCTTTTGCGTTCTTTCGTGGCGTTCCTCCATACTGCCGTTTCAGCGTCGAGGAGATTCGATCCTTCTATTTCACAGAGAAATCATGGCATTTGAGACCACCGATGAAATCATGCGGCTTTGCGACGTCGTCCGGCAAACTGGATTTGAACTCCGGAAATATCATGGCAGCGGGCACCTCGAAAAGATCTATGAAAATGGCTTAGCGCATCGACTTCGAAAGCAAGGTTTCGCGGTTCAGCAGCAGGTACCAATCACAGTTTTCGATGAAGACGGTACGCCACTGGGTGACTACTTTGCAGATCTACTCATCGAGGGCGTTCTCATCGTGGAGCTCAAAGCATGCAAGACAACCACCGACGAACACATCGCGCAGATACTTGGTTACCTGCGAGCCACACGAATCGAACACGGCCTGCTCATCAATTTCGGCGCGAAGAAATTTGAAGTCAAGAAGTATGTTCAATCAGATTGTTGAACGAAGCAAACCATGATCGAACGGAGGGCTACGAAAGATCGAAGCGAGCGCGAAGAAAACCACGTCGTTTTTCGATGCTCCTGACAACGTCAACCGGGTCACCATGAGCCGCTTGCGCTCGCTCGTGGTTCCCCCAAAGTCCTACGCAGAAACCGGGAAAGCCTGTTTGGACCGATTAGCCGCGAAAGAGCACAGAGAACGCAAAAGAAGAAGGCCAGCGCGTTCACGGAACGTCTTGCCACCACTCTTTCGCGCGTCAATTCGGTCCTGTGCTCACTCTCGACCTTTTGCGTTCTTTGCGCTCTTTTGTGGCCCCCTCAAATCCCCACGCACAAGCCGAGGGGCCCGTCCTCGCCTGGAACGATTAGCCGCGAAAGAGCACAGAGAACGCAAAAGAAGCAGGCCAGCGCGTTCACGGAACGTCTTGCCACCACTCTTCCGCGCGTCAATTCGGTCCTGTGCTCACTCTCGACCTTTTGCGTACTTTGCGCTCTTTTGTGGCCCCCTCAAATCCCCACGCATGAGCCGAGGGAACCGGCCCTCGCTCGGAACGATTGGCCGCGAAAGAGCACAGAGAACGCAAAAGAAGAAGGCCAGCGCGTTCACGGAACGTCTTGCCACCACTCTTTCGCGCGTCAATTCGGTCCTGTACTCACTCTCGACCTTCGGCGTTCTTTGCGCTCTTTTGTGGCCCCCTCAAATCCCCACGCACGAGCCGAGGGAACCGGTCCTCGCTCGGACCGATTAGCCGCGAAAGAGCACAGAGAACGCAAAAGAAGAAGGCCAGCGCGTTCACGGAACGTCTTGCCACCACTCTTTCGCGCGTCAATTCGGTCCTGTACTCACTCTCGACCTTTTGCGTACTTTGCGCTCTTTTGTGGCCCCCTCAAATCCCCACGCATGAGCCGAGGGAACCGGTCCTCGCTCGGAACGATTGGCCGCGAAAGAGCACAGAGAACGCAAAAGAAGAAGGCCCGCGCGTTCACGGAACGTCTTGCCACCACTCTTTCGCGCGTCAATTCGGTCCTGTGCTCACTCTCGACCTTTTGCGTTCTTTGCGCTCTTTCGTGGCTCTCTCAAATCCCCACGCATGAGCCGAGGGAACCGGTCCTCGCTCGGAACGATTGGCCGCGAAAGAGCACAGAGAACGCAAAAGAAGAAGGCCCGCGCGTTCATAGAACGTCTTGCCACCACTCTTCCGCGCGTCAATTCGGTCCTGTACTCACTCTCGACCTTTTGCGTACTTTGCGCTCTTTTGTGGCCCCCTCAAATCCCCACGCATGAGCCGAGGGAACCGGTCCTCGCTCGGAACGATTGGCCGCGAAAGAGCACAGAGAACGCAAAAGAAGAAGGCCAGCGCGTTCATAGAACGTCTTGCCACCACTCTTCCGCGCGTCAATTCGGTCCTGTGCTCACTCTCGACCTTTTGCGTTCTTTGCGCTCTTTCGTGGCTCTCTCAAATCCCCACGCACGAGCCGAGGGAACCGGTCCTCGCTCGGAACGATTGGCCGCGAAAGAGCACAGAGAACGCAAAAGAAGAAGGCCAGCGCGTTCATAGAACGTCTTGCCACCACTCTTCCGCGCGTCAATTCGGTCCTGTGCTCACTCTCGACCTTTTGCGTTCTTTGCGCTCTTTCGTGGCTCTCTCAAATCCCCACGCACGAGCCGAGGGAACCGGTCCTCGCTCGGAACGATTGGCCGCGAAAGAGCACAGAGAACGCAAAAAAGAAG
Encoded here:
- a CDS encoding GxxExxY protein, which produces MAFETTDEIMRLCDVVRQTGFELRKYHGSGHLEKIYENGLAHRLRKQGFAVQQQVPITVFDEDGTPLGDYFADLLIEGVLIVELKACKTTTDEHIAQILGYLRATRIEHGLLINFGAKKFEVKKYVQSDC